One stretch of Candidatus Baltobacteraceae bacterium DNA includes these proteins:
- the acs gene encoding acetate--CoA ligase produces MQTKDAIDTLLVESRRFPPPPAFAKAANAQPGIYEEAEKDPVAWWSSWARKLDWMKPFTQTLEWNEPFATWFADGELNASVNCLDRHVKAGKGTRIAYYYEGEPGDRWTITYQQLLDDVCKFANALRKLGIKKGDRVAIYMGMIPQLPVAMLACARIGAAHSVIFGGFSPDSIVDRVNDSACVAIITADGAWRRGSKVALKANCDAAVEKGMPSLKHMIVAKRTGEAIDMKSGRDHWWDDLTRDQPVTCEPERMNAEDLLYLLYTSGTTAKPKGIMHTTGGYLTGVMTTHKLVFDYKEEDVYWCAADIGWVTGHSYIVYGPLCNAATSVIYEGTPDYPERDRLWEIIERYKISILYTAPTAIRTFMKWGDDLPAKHDMKSLRLLGSVGEPINPEAWIWYYEHIGGSRCPVVDTWWQTETGAIMITPLPGITTLKPGSATKPFPGVLADVVNDAGQSVPLGGGGYCVLKRPWPSMLRGIWGDPERYKETYWSKFPHLYLAGDGVNRDQDGDFWFMGRIDDVMNVSGHRISTTEVESALVDHPAVAEAAVCGKLDEITGQAIVAFVSLRSHAKGSNELANELRDHVATKLGKFTRPKYLTFTPELPKTRSGKIMRRLLRDIAEGRILGDTTTLADSSVVDELRKRAVMEASKED; encoded by the coding sequence ATGCAGACGAAAGACGCAATCGACACTCTTCTGGTCGAGAGCCGGCGCTTTCCGCCGCCGCCCGCTTTCGCGAAGGCTGCAAATGCGCAACCTGGGATCTACGAAGAGGCCGAAAAAGACCCCGTAGCCTGGTGGTCTAGCTGGGCGCGCAAGCTGGACTGGATGAAGCCCTTCACGCAGACGCTCGAATGGAACGAGCCTTTTGCCACGTGGTTCGCGGACGGCGAGCTCAACGCGTCGGTTAATTGTTTGGACCGTCACGTCAAAGCCGGTAAGGGTACCCGCATCGCCTACTATTATGAAGGCGAACCCGGCGATCGCTGGACGATAACGTACCAGCAGCTTCTCGACGACGTCTGCAAGTTTGCAAATGCTCTGCGCAAACTCGGAATCAAGAAGGGCGATCGCGTCGCGATCTACATGGGCATGATTCCGCAGCTTCCGGTGGCGATGCTTGCGTGCGCGCGAATTGGCGCGGCGCACTCGGTGATCTTCGGCGGGTTCTCGCCGGATTCGATCGTCGATCGTGTCAACGATTCCGCGTGCGTTGCGATCATCACGGCCGACGGTGCGTGGCGGCGCGGCAGCAAAGTCGCACTCAAAGCAAATTGCGACGCGGCTGTCGAGAAAGGCATGCCGTCGCTCAAACATATGATCGTCGCCAAGCGCACCGGTGAAGCGATCGACATGAAGAGCGGACGGGATCACTGGTGGGACGATCTCACCCGGGATCAGCCGGTGACGTGCGAGCCCGAGCGGATGAATGCCGAGGATCTGCTCTATCTGCTCTACACGAGCGGCACGACGGCCAAGCCCAAAGGCATCATGCACACGACCGGCGGCTATCTGACCGGCGTGATGACGACCCACAAGCTCGTCTTCGATTACAAAGAGGAAGACGTCTATTGGTGCGCAGCCGACATCGGCTGGGTGACCGGACACTCGTACATTGTTTACGGTCCGCTTTGCAACGCGGCGACGAGCGTGATTTACGAAGGCACGCCTGACTATCCGGAGCGTGACCGGTTATGGGAGATCATCGAGCGCTACAAAATCTCGATCCTCTACACTGCTCCGACGGCGATTCGCACATTCATGAAGTGGGGCGATGATCTTCCCGCAAAACATGACATGAAGTCGCTGCGTTTGTTGGGATCGGTCGGCGAACCGATCAATCCCGAAGCATGGATTTGGTACTACGAACACATCGGCGGCAGCCGATGCCCCGTCGTCGATACGTGGTGGCAAACGGAAACGGGCGCGATCATGATCACGCCGTTGCCCGGCATCACGACGCTCAAGCCGGGTTCAGCCACGAAACCGTTCCCGGGCGTTCTTGCCGACGTCGTCAACGATGCGGGCCAAAGCGTTCCGCTCGGAGGCGGCGGCTACTGCGTGCTCAAGCGCCCGTGGCCGTCGATGTTGCGCGGCATTTGGGGCGACCCCGAACGCTACAAAGAAACGTATTGGTCGAAATTTCCTCACTTGTATCTGGCCGGCGACGGCGTCAATCGCGATCAAGACGGCGACTTCTGGTTTATGGGCCGCATCGACGACGTGATGAACGTCAGCGGTCACCGCATCTCGACGACGGAAGTCGAGAGCGCGCTCGTCGATCATCCCGCCGTCGCGGAAGCCGCCGTCTGCGGAAAACTCGACGAGATCACAGGACAGGCGATCGTCGCATTCGTTTCACTGCGCAGTCATGCCAAGGGCTCGAACGAGCTCGCAAACGAGCTCCGCGATCACGTTGCAACGAAACTCGGGAAGTTCACACGCCCGAAGTATCTGACGTTTACGCCGGAGCTTCCCAAGACGCGCAGTGGCAAGATCATGCGCCGGCTGCTTCGTGACATCGCCGAAGGGAGAATCCTCGGCGACACGACCACGCTTGCCGATTCGAGCGTCGTCGACGAACTTCGAAAACGCGCCGTGATGGAAGCGAGCAAAGAAGACTAA
- the dnaJ gene encoding molecular chaperone DnaJ, producing MPADYYDVLGVKRGASETDIKRAYRSLARKYHPDVAVDKAAAETHFKEINEAYSILSDPQKRQMYDQYGHAGINGAAQPGSPFSGFGGEGFGDIFDMFFGAARAQTQTQRRQGPVRGQDLRYDLQITLEEAFEGSQREISFKHMAQCVTCKGTGAAPGTPILTCERCGGTGAQRTVRQTPLGQFVTQSTCAMCSGSGQTIPSPCATCLGRGQTEADKTLNVKIPAGVDDGSRIRISGNGESGLRGGPTGDLYVFLSITRHSTFRRDGADLYLDVPISFPQAALGAAITIHTLEGPLELQVAAGTQTGSLYRMRAHGMPSVRGTSRGDLIVTVHVIVPTKLSKQERDILEEYAAAGGDRIEDAKTFFDRVKDAFRAD from the coding sequence ATGCCGGCTGACTACTATGACGTCTTGGGCGTCAAGCGCGGCGCATCCGAGACGGACATAAAGCGTGCCTATCGTTCGCTGGCGCGCAAGTATCATCCCGACGTCGCCGTCGACAAGGCCGCGGCGGAAACGCATTTCAAGGAAATCAACGAGGCGTATTCGATACTGAGCGATCCGCAGAAGCGGCAAATGTACGATCAGTACGGTCACGCGGGCATCAACGGAGCGGCACAGCCCGGCAGCCCCTTCTCCGGATTCGGCGGCGAAGGCTTCGGCGACATCTTCGACATGTTCTTCGGTGCCGCGCGCGCCCAAACGCAAACACAACGCCGTCAAGGTCCCGTTCGCGGTCAAGATCTGCGATACGATCTGCAGATTACGCTCGAAGAAGCGTTCGAAGGTTCGCAGCGCGAGATTTCATTCAAGCACATGGCGCAGTGCGTCACGTGCAAAGGTACCGGCGCTGCACCCGGGACGCCGATTCTAACGTGCGAGCGTTGTGGTGGAACCGGCGCACAGCGCACGGTGCGTCAAACGCCGCTCGGGCAGTTCGTTACGCAGAGCACCTGCGCGATGTGCAGCGGCTCGGGACAAACGATTCCAAGCCCATGCGCAACGTGCTTGGGACGCGGGCAAACCGAGGCAGACAAGACGCTCAACGTCAAGATTCCGGCTGGCGTCGATGATGGTAGCCGCATCCGTATCTCCGGTAACGGCGAATCGGGATTGCGCGGCGGTCCGACCGGTGATCTCTACGTCTTCCTTTCAATTACGCGTCACTCGACGTTCCGGCGCGATGGTGCCGACTTGTACCTCGATGTGCCGATCAGCTTTCCGCAAGCTGCACTCGGCGCTGCCATCACGATTCATACGCTCGAAGGCCCGCTCGAGCTGCAGGTTGCTGCCGGAACGCAAACCGGCTCGCTCTATCGTATGCGTGCGCACGGCATGCCGTCGGTGCGCGGTACGTCGCGCGGCGACCTCATCGTCACCGTTCACGTGATCGTCCCCACCAAGCTCTCCAAGCAAGAGCGCGATATTCTCGAAGAATACGCGGCTGCAGGCGGCGATCGGATCGAAGACGCCAAGACGTTCTTCGATCGCGTCAAAGACGCGTTTCGGGCCGACTGA
- a CDS encoding homoserine O-acetyltransferase has translation MIERSIDIGPLDLACGGRLERVEQFVAIEGELRKDGSNAVLIPHALTGSARVRDWWDGIVGPGKLFDPADTCVIGVNVLGGCYGSTGPSSLAPDGKPFGSRWPLVTVKDMVEAEYRALHALGIERLAVVMGGSLGGMQTLQWAFDHPDMVRHAVCVGAFDHFSALGIAYNRVALEAIRLDPNFRGGDFYDGEPPLSGLRLARKIAMITYKSDELFTQRNERKPNRNGENPYRSLAERFDIEGYLDEQGNRLTARFDANTYIALSRAMDLFETRDRTNLDTRPKLTFVGISSDILFLPQYVRAAANRWRERGFSCDYFELHSDHGHDAFLADSDDLAELVRPAIRLPARAASA, from the coding sequence GTGATCGAGCGTTCTATCGACATCGGTCCGCTCGACCTTGCGTGCGGCGGACGACTCGAGCGCGTCGAGCAATTCGTCGCCATCGAGGGTGAGCTTCGCAAAGACGGCAGCAATGCGGTTCTGATTCCGCACGCGCTGACGGGCAGCGCACGCGTGCGCGACTGGTGGGACGGAATCGTCGGACCCGGTAAGCTCTTCGATCCCGCCGACACGTGTGTGATCGGAGTGAATGTGCTCGGCGGTTGTTACGGCTCGACCGGGCCGTCGTCGCTCGCGCCGGACGGAAAACCGTTTGGTTCGCGTTGGCCGCTCGTCACCGTCAAAGACATGGTTGAAGCGGAGTACCGTGCGCTGCACGCGCTCGGCATCGAACGCCTGGCCGTCGTCATGGGTGGCTCACTCGGCGGAATGCAAACGCTGCAGTGGGCGTTCGATCACCCCGACATGGTTAGACATGCCGTCTGCGTCGGCGCGTTCGATCATTTCTCGGCGCTCGGGATCGCCTACAACCGCGTCGCCCTCGAAGCGATTCGACTCGATCCGAATTTTCGCGGCGGCGATTTCTATGACGGCGAACCGCCGCTTTCGGGGCTTCGCCTCGCACGCAAGATCGCCATGATCACCTACAAGAGCGACGAGCTCTTCACGCAGCGCAACGAACGCAAGCCGAATCGCAATGGCGAGAATCCGTATCGTTCGCTGGCCGAGCGCTTCGACATCGAGGGCTATCTCGACGAACAGGGCAATCGCCTCACCGCGCGCTTCGATGCGAACACGTATATCGCGCTCTCCCGCGCGATGGATCTGTTCGAGACGCGCGATCGCACGAATCTCGACACGCGTCCGAAACTTACATTCGTCGGGATCTCATCGGACATTCTGTTTCTGCCGCAATACGTGCGCGCCGCGGCGAACCGTTGGCGCGAACGCGGATTCAGCTGCGATTATTTCGAGCTTCATTCCGATCACGGGCACGACGCGTTTCTCGCGGACTCGGATGATCTAGCCGAGCTGGTACGCCCGGCTATTCGCCTCCCAGCGCGCGCCGCGTCGGCATAA
- the hrcA gene encoding heat-inducible transcriptional repressor HrcA, giving the protein MTTTALDKRKAFILQTVVYEYINTAEPVGSMTLTQKYNLGVSSATIRNEMAELEASGYLVQPHTSSGRVPSDAGYRTYVDELMSPETLRPEETQRIREEFRAASRHLDDVIEQTTRLLGQLSRSLAFVIAPARSTQTFRHIQLIWFSERTGLAVVVTSLGTPTQMLFELKSDVSADNLTRLSNLLNARLGGRLLAEIASTEISSAVKELGLGADMADAVQHAFTEAADPSDPLIAASGAQNLLDQPEFHDLRKLRSILRIVEEQKRLYELVAEGVTQEGTHVRIGHELGTDEISECSLVTVPYRIGEHAVGLLAILGPRRMPYGRLMALAGSTADSLGAHLLDVELP; this is encoded by the coding sequence GTGACGACGACGGCACTCGACAAGCGTAAGGCGTTCATCCTCCAGACGGTGGTCTACGAATATATCAACACCGCCGAGCCCGTCGGCTCCATGACGCTTACTCAGAAGTATAACCTTGGCGTTTCATCCGCGACGATTCGCAACGAGATGGCAGAGCTCGAGGCGAGCGGCTATCTCGTGCAGCCGCATACGTCGAGCGGGCGCGTCCCCTCGGACGCCGGCTACCGGACATACGTTGACGAGCTGATGTCGCCCGAAACCTTGCGGCCCGAAGAGACGCAGCGCATTCGCGAAGAGTTTCGCGCCGCCAGCCGTCATCTCGACGACGTCATCGAGCAGACCACGCGACTGCTGGGACAGCTCTCACGCAGCCTTGCGTTCGTGATTGCTCCCGCGCGCTCGACGCAGACGTTCCGTCATATTCAGCTGATCTGGTTCTCGGAACGAACCGGACTCGCGGTCGTCGTGACCTCGCTTGGAACGCCGACGCAGATGTTGTTCGAGCTGAAATCCGATGTGAGCGCCGACAACCTCACGCGCCTATCGAATTTGCTGAATGCGCGCTTGGGTGGCCGCCTGCTGGCCGAGATCGCGAGCACCGAAATCTCGTCTGCGGTCAAGGAACTCGGGCTTGGCGCCGACATGGCCGATGCGGTTCAGCATGCATTTACGGAAGCGGCCGATCCATCCGATCCGCTCATCGCCGCGAGCGGCGCTCAGAATCTGCTCGATCAACCCGAGTTTCACGATTTGCGCAAGCTGCGTTCGATTCTGCGTATCGTCGAAGAGCAAAAGCGTTTGTACGAGCTCGTCGCCGAAGGCGTCACGCAGGAAGGGACGCACGTGCGAATCGGTCACGAGTTGGGTACTGATGAAATCTCGGAGTGCAGTTTGGTAACGGTCCCGTATCGCATCGGAGAACATGCCGTAGGACTTCTGGCAATCCTCGGACCACGCCGGATGCCGTACGGACGCTTGATGGCGCTCGCCGGAAGCACCGCCGACTCGCTCGGTGCCCACTTACTCGACGTCGAGCTGCCATAA
- a CDS encoding ATP-dependent DNA helicase, translating into MTIDELFAQGGALAQTLPAFEARPGQLQMAQLIERGFLENAHTIVEAGTGVGKSMAYLIPAIRSKRKVVISTGTIALQEQLMRKDIPMAIAATGIPARAELLKGRNHYLCRSKYEHAVGERLVAPTAGLERLWRWAEQTPSGDRAELEFVPRADEWESLDADADDCVGEFCERFSTCWFFMRRDATRYADLVVVNHALFFMDLAMGGGLLPPYDYVILDEAHQCERYATAALTATLSQPLLARMMRKLHGAYHLPGHHDAEITEGIRRLTSILARLPDERVLLREDEELDGSLSELHDSLLRLEDWVHVNWESGLRRTSANEAERERRRELALRTITAQQTTVQRIRRSLQATDIEPDTIAWVERVESEARYEINAAPFEVADFLRGTLFTRTQSVVLTSATLAEGTSFAFLRSQLGVDEAQELVAPSPFDYPKQARLYVAPPRFNPKSRDFAELVTPVIEECLERTRGRAFVLFTSYARLHEIYALLRERLPYPVRLQGELPRSQLLEWFRSTKNAVLFATATFWEGIDVVGEALSCVIVDRLPFPSPSDPLVAARIAALERRGLSGFEGYMIPVATMRLKQGFGRLIRSQTDTGLLALLDGRALGMRYGATILSALPPATRIDDLDALEGLFTR; encoded by the coding sequence ATGACGATCGACGAGCTATTCGCGCAAGGCGGAGCGCTCGCGCAGACGCTGCCTGCGTTCGAAGCGCGTCCGGGACAGCTGCAGATGGCGCAGCTGATCGAGCGCGGCTTTCTCGAGAACGCACACACGATCGTCGAAGCCGGCACCGGCGTCGGCAAGTCGATGGCGTACTTGATCCCCGCGATTCGAAGTAAGCGCAAAGTCGTTATTTCCACCGGAACGATCGCGTTGCAAGAACAGCTTATGCGCAAAGACATTCCGATGGCGATCGCCGCGACCGGGATTCCCGCACGCGCCGAGTTGCTCAAGGGGCGCAACCACTATCTTTGCCGCTCGAAATACGAGCACGCCGTCGGCGAACGGCTCGTGGCGCCGACTGCGGGCCTCGAGCGGCTGTGGCGATGGGCCGAGCAAACGCCAAGCGGCGACCGCGCCGAGCTTGAATTCGTGCCTCGCGCCGATGAGTGGGAGTCGCTCGACGCCGATGCGGATGATTGCGTCGGCGAATTTTGCGAACGCTTCAGCACGTGTTGGTTTTTCATGCGGCGCGATGCCACGCGTTACGCCGATCTGGTCGTCGTCAATCACGCGCTGTTCTTCATGGATCTGGCGATGGGCGGCGGACTCTTGCCGCCCTACGACTATGTGATCCTCGACGAGGCTCATCAGTGCGAGCGCTACGCCACCGCAGCATTGACCGCGACGCTCTCGCAGCCGCTCTTGGCGCGAATGATGCGCAAATTGCACGGCGCCTATCATCTGCCCGGGCATCACGACGCCGAGATCACCGAAGGGATTCGCCGCCTAACAAGCATTCTTGCGCGGCTGCCCGACGAGCGCGTGCTCTTGCGGGAAGACGAGGAGCTCGACGGGAGTCTGAGCGAGTTGCACGATTCGCTCTTACGGCTCGAAGATTGGGTGCACGTAAATTGGGAATCCGGCTTGCGGCGAACGAGCGCAAACGAAGCCGAGCGCGAACGCCGTCGCGAGCTTGCGCTCCGTACGATCACGGCGCAGCAAACGACCGTGCAGCGCATTCGGCGCAGCTTACAAGCTACCGACATCGAGCCGGACACGATCGCGTGGGTCGAACGCGTCGAGTCCGAAGCGCGCTACGAGATCAACGCCGCGCCCTTCGAGGTTGCCGACTTCTTGCGCGGCACGCTATTTACGCGCACGCAAAGCGTCGTTTTGACCAGCGCGACGTTGGCGGAGGGTACGTCGTTTGCGTTTCTCCGCTCGCAGCTAGGCGTCGATGAAGCGCAGGAGCTGGTCGCGCCGTCGCCGTTCGATTATCCGAAGCAGGCGCGGCTCTATGTTGCGCCGCCGCGCTTCAACCCGAAGAGCCGCGACTTTGCGGAGCTGGTGACGCCGGTCATCGAGGAGTGCCTGGAGCGGACGCGCGGACGCGCGTTCGTGCTCTTCACTTCCTACGCGCGATTGCACGAAATCTATGCGCTGTTGCGCGAACGGCTGCCGTACCCGGTGCGCCTCCAGGGCGAATTACCCCGCTCGCAACTCCTCGAGTGGTTTCGCAGCACGAAGAATGCGGTGCTGTTCGCGACCGCGACATTCTGGGAAGGGATCGACGTCGTCGGTGAAGCGCTCTCGTGTGTGATCGTCGACCGGCTTCCGTTTCCGTCGCCGAGCGATCCCCTCGTTGCTGCGCGCATCGCAGCGCTCGAACGGCGCGGCCTCAGCGGCTTTGAGGGATACATGATTCCCGTTGCAACGATGCGCCTGAAACAAGGTTTCGGGCGGCTCATCCGTTCGCAAACGGACACAGGGCTCTTGGCGCTGCTCGATGGAAGAGCGCTCGGGATGCGTTACGGCGCCACGATTCTTTCAGCCTTGCCGCCTGCCACACGCATCGATGATCTTGACGCGTTGGAGGGTTTGTTCACGCGATGA
- the add gene encoding adenosine deaminase, with protein MTATWLRDLPKVQLHCHLEGTVRPATLRELGRLVGLDVPPDLYEFADFPEFLLAFQAVCKALNGPEPFARIAREYVEDAVAQGVRYAEIFISPSVWSFFHPSIDEEACVRAIREALSHDAIDVALICDVTRNFGPEAAVKTVERVSRWKGHGVIGIGLGGDESRFPAQLFPQAFERARSAGLHTVAHAGEVAGAQSVRDAVEILGAERIGHGIRALEDDAVVAMLVERRIPLEVCPTSNRRTGACPEDQIHPLAQLDEAGVIVTIDSDDPAMFRCTLLDEYALVEETMGTDAVVRIARNGIEASFASPKRKAELLHALESATVPARRS; from the coding sequence GTGACAGCGACCTGGCTTCGAGATCTTCCAAAGGTACAGCTCCACTGCCACCTTGAGGGCACGGTTCGCCCCGCGACCCTTCGGGAGCTTGGACGGCTCGTAGGTCTCGACGTCCCGCCCGACTTGTACGAGTTTGCGGACTTCCCGGAGTTCTTGCTCGCTTTCCAAGCCGTTTGCAAGGCCCTCAATGGCCCCGAGCCGTTCGCGCGGATCGCGCGCGAGTACGTAGAGGATGCAGTCGCGCAGGGTGTGCGCTATGCCGAGATTTTCATCTCGCCGTCGGTGTGGTCGTTCTTTCATCCATCGATCGATGAAGAAGCATGCGTACGCGCAATTCGCGAAGCGCTTTCGCACGACGCGATCGACGTCGCGCTGATCTGCGACGTCACGCGTAATTTCGGTCCCGAAGCTGCGGTGAAAACCGTCGAGCGCGTGTCGCGATGGAAAGGGCACGGCGTCATCGGTATAGGTCTCGGCGGCGATGAATCGCGATTCCCAGCGCAACTTTTTCCGCAAGCGTTCGAACGCGCGCGCAGCGCGGGATTACACACGGTCGCGCACGCCGGCGAAGTCGCTGGTGCGCAGTCGGTGCGCGATGCCGTCGAGATTCTCGGCGCCGAGCGGATCGGTCACGGCATTCGCGCGCTCGAAGACGATGCGGTCGTAGCGATGCTGGTCGAGCGGCGCATTCCGTTGGAAGTCTGTCCGACCTCGAATCGCCGCACTGGTGCGTGCCCGGAAGACCAGATTCATCCGCTAGCGCAGCTCGATGAGGCGGGCGTCATCGTCACGATCGACTCGGACGATCCGGCCATGTTCCGCTGTACGCTCCTCGACGAGTATGCTCTGGTCGAAGAGACGATGGGCACCGACGCGGTCGTGCGCATCGCGCGCAATGGCATCGAGGCGTCGTTCGCGTCGCCTAAGCGGAAAGCCGAGCTGCTCCACGCCTTGGAAAGCGCCACAGTCCCCGCGCGGCGAAGCTAA
- a CDS encoding 16S rRNA (uracil(1498)-N(3))-methyltransferase: MEGRHAAGDSLTLSKEDAHKIVDVLRRRSGDAIAVVDSAAQEFRATLTVGPSSVEARLDELVHARNRESARAITLAQMIPKGQKLDYVVEKATELGIHALVPVQSSRSVGEASANKLTRWRNLARSAAQQSGRTRIPDVEGPIDFPALVARIRDFDAAILAWELAEQPLRAALAAIGNARSILVIVGPEGGFSHAEADAAVAAGAHAVSLGSRILRTETAPLVILTAILYEGGEL, from the coding sequence ATCGAAGGCCGTCACGCGGCCGGTGATTCGCTAACGCTTTCGAAAGAAGACGCGCACAAGATCGTCGACGTCTTGCGCCGGCGAAGCGGTGATGCGATCGCGGTCGTCGATTCAGCGGCACAAGAGTTTCGCGCGACGCTGACGGTTGGACCAAGCAGCGTCGAAGCACGTCTGGATGAGCTCGTGCACGCACGCAATCGCGAGAGTGCACGCGCGATCACGCTTGCCCAGATGATTCCGAAGGGGCAAAAGCTGGATTACGTCGTCGAGAAAGCGACGGAACTTGGCATCCATGCTTTGGTCCCGGTGCAATCGTCACGATCCGTGGGCGAGGCATCGGCGAATAAGTTGACGCGTTGGCGAAATCTCGCGCGCAGCGCGGCTCAGCAATCGGGGCGAACGCGCATCCCGGACGTCGAAGGCCCGATTGATTTCCCCGCGCTCGTTGCCCGTATTCGGGATTTTGATGCCGCGATCTTAGCGTGGGAGCTTGCAGAGCAGCCGCTGCGCGCCGCACTTGCGGCGATTGGGAACGCTCGCTCGATCTTGGTGATCGTCGGGCCCGAGGGTGGTTTCTCGCATGCGGAGGCCGACGCCGCGGTCGCGGCCGGCGCCCACGCGGTCTCGCTTGGTTCGCGAATCCTTCGCACCGAGACGGCGCCGCTTGTGATATTGACGGCCATCCTCTACGAAGGCGGAGAACTATAG
- a CDS encoding rhomboid family intramembrane serine protease — MLTRILIVTNILVFVWTYTHNATASSSSLVHYGAFYGPAVQNGEWWRAFTAAFVHDGFLHIAFNMFALWQIGTVVEQLFGTPKMALLYVLSIIGSGWAIYEFNYSEITIGASGAIFGLFGALVAAGLRLGKPGRQLVQNMIGLVLINVLLGFMIPNISQAGHLGGLVAGFLLGMLLYRVPEHLRRPMTVHVQSQGAPIEAELLPPPQQPPHQ, encoded by the coding sequence GTGCTGACGCGGATCCTCATTGTCACGAACATCCTCGTGTTCGTGTGGACGTACACGCACAACGCCACGGCAAGCTCGAGCAGCCTTGTGCATTACGGTGCCTTTTATGGTCCCGCCGTTCAGAACGGCGAATGGTGGCGTGCGTTTACGGCGGCGTTCGTGCATGACGGCTTTCTGCACATCGCCTTCAACATGTTCGCGCTCTGGCAAATTGGAACGGTCGTCGAGCAACTCTTCGGGACGCCCAAAATGGCGCTGCTATATGTCTTGTCGATCATCGGCTCGGGCTGGGCGATCTATGAGTTCAATTACAGTGAGATCACGATCGGCGCGAGTGGTGCAATCTTTGGGCTCTTCGGAGCACTTGTCGCTGCCGGATTGCGGCTGGGCAAGCCCGGACGCCAGTTGGTCCAGAACATGATCGGGCTCGTGCTCATCAACGTTCTGCTTGGGTTCATGATCCCGAACATCTCGCAAGCCGGGCATCTCGGCGGTCTCGTCGCAGGGTTCTTGCTTGGCATGCTGCTTTATCGCGTCCCCGAACATCTTCGTCGCCCGATGACCGTTCACGTTCAATCGCAAGGCGCTCCCATCGAAGCAGAGCTGCTCCCGCCGCCGCAACAACCACCGCATCAATGA
- a CDS encoding metal-dependent transcriptional regulator has translation MPGQHTHFDESNEEYLEAIYRLEREGPGVSNSALASELGVAPASVSGMLKKLAVEGFIEHQARGGIALTRKGLETAVRVVRRNRLAEVFLTQILGLPWDEVYEEACRLEHAISARVEERLVSILGDPKFCPHGHPIPSADLSEPDVIGQPIAQLEVGGKAKLHSVTEQMTELLKYLSDIGLQRGTAIEVVEKAPLGGPITIAYDGRRQAISLDLAKQLTVTEL, from the coding sequence ATGCCTGGTCAGCATACGCATTTCGACGAGTCGAACGAGGAGTATCTCGAGGCGATCTATCGGCTCGAGCGCGAGGGGCCCGGCGTCTCCAATTCCGCGCTGGCTTCTGAACTTGGCGTCGCGCCCGCGTCTGTCTCCGGGATGCTGAAAAAGTTGGCGGTCGAGGGATTCATCGAGCATCAAGCTCGCGGCGGCATCGCGTTGACGCGCAAGGGTCTTGAAACTGCCGTGCGCGTCGTGCGCCGCAATCGCTTGGCTGAAGTTTTCCTGACGCAAATTCTCGGGCTGCCGTGGGATGAAGTTTATGAAGAAGCCTGCCGGCTCGAGCACGCGATCTCCGCGCGCGTCGAAGAACGGCTCGTCTCGATCCTCGGCGATCCGAAATTTTGTCCGCACGGCCATCCGATTCCATCCGCAGATCTCTCCGAGCCCGATGTCATCGGTCAGCCGATCGCGCAGCTCGAGGTCGGCGGAAAGGCAAAACTGCACAGCGTCACCGAGCAGATGACCGAATTGCTGAAGTATCTCTCCGATATCGGCTTGCAGCGCGGCACCGCGATCGAAGTCGTCGAGAAGGCGCCGCTCGGTGGTCCGATCACGATCGCGTACGACGGACGCCGTCAAGCGATCTCACTCGATCTCGCAAAGCAACTGACGGTTACCGAACTCTAA